ctcggtaggtaagaaaaaaataatgctacGAAAACTAGTATCAGGAGATCAACATAAAACATTTCTTacctcattttatgaaaatcgagTCAAAATATGAAGAATTAACGAATTACGTGCATACAATTCATAGGCTTAATAGAGGCCTTTTGAAGGCTTTCAGTCCggcaaatttttagattttacagTTCGGCTGAAATTAAATGCTCAAAAGTATAAATTCAACATCGTCGTTTCAACACATGAAAAGTTCGGAAGTTTGCTGGAGGTTCTTCAAGAGCTAGAAACCAACAGAATAAGACACGAACCACTTTACTATTTTAATAGTAGTGATAGtgactaaaaaaaaacgtttttgaattttgtgtcatctctctaaatttaaagcagtcaaatttcactgcttagcagtcacgacattttgcctttttaaagcagtagtttttttttactgcaaaacagtgaaaaattactgaattggtcagtcaaagtcaaaatgattttttactgaccaattcagtaatttttcactgttttgcagtaaaaaaaactactgcttttaaaaggcaaaatgtcgtgactgctaagcagtgaaattgactgtttcaaatttagagagattGTTCCTGTTCGAGACTTCGAGTTTTCTGTTTTaccctgaagaaaaaaatccccatttccattattttcaatttattcatcatAGAGCATTTACCAATCGGAGCAATGCGGGCATGCATACTCTCTGCCGTCACTACGTGGAGGACAACTCTCCAGCGCTACTATTGATGCATgctattttcttcacaaaaatgcaattttttcgattgttcgtgagttcgggtgaatttttatgtggtctcaaattaaagacaatgaaattccctatcgattgatgttaaatttttatcatttcgcgtgAAAATAACGATTTTGTAATATGAATACTTACTTCCATTTAccgatttttgcatactacatAATATGtcaacttcaaactcaaaatactcaaaattttcagtgaacacataggtattttttattaaagcaaaatgttcgtaattttatccccTTTAAAATGGGGGTCTCCCGAAATCTCTACATTTAACcgttgaaaagttttcgaagctgaaagttgcgaaaacaatgcaaaaaccagcTGCGAGCGGTAgtgttgaactttgaactaaaattactcaaaattttgagtggacacataggtattagAGTAAtacaaaatgttcgtaattttatcctctttaaaatactTCTTTACCCAAAGCTCTACCTCTGACCAtttaaaagttttcgaagtttaaagttgcgaaaaccaaataaaaaaccagctgcgggtagtaaatattgaaatttgaactaaaattactcaaaattttgagtggacacataggtatttgagtaatgcaaaatgttcgtaattttatcctctttaaaatacttttttaccCAAAGCTCTGTTTCTCACCATTCAAAAGTTCCTGAAGGTCAAATTTGCgaaaagtgataaaataatTGTATTATTATGTTCTCACAAGGgaaactcttgaggtgtccgcttccgatttgaacgggaccgcgatttctggaaagagcgtgttctaaaacccccaaatccaaattttcagctgcccaagttcgtttttcgatttttggcgaattttttgaaaatccaaaattgactattttggtgatttatgctttttttaaaacttaaaagtacacgatcagtaaaaatgttcaaactaagtcctaaaactgatattaaccccccaaatccaaatttcgccatttccagccattctggagcctccagcgctatttttcaatttctccagaattattaatttgcttcagaaggcgtgaatatgaaattgggcagctaaaaatcgagttgtgtgtcatactcaacctgttcaacgaatttatccacatttgagccgattctggaggggacgcctcaagagtggttttttgaccagcttttttcataataaaaatatccaaaaatcaaaaatttctcgtttgcgagaaaattattgaaaaatgcgcgaatcgctgtattttgtcattaatcaagcccacgagggagaatttccccatttccagcctttctggagcctctggagaaattgaaaaatcgcgctggaggctccagaattgctggaaatggtgacattcgtcctcgtggggttagttcatgacaaaatactgtgattcgcgcaaatttcgaaaattttctcgtaatcgggaaacttttgatttttttagattttttatttgaaaaaaagctggtcaaaaaaccatacTTCAGGTGtctcctccagaatcggctgaaatgtggatgAATTTGTTAAACAAAtcgagtatgacacacaactctattttcaactgcccaacttcatattcacgtcttctggagcaaatttaaaattctggagaaattgaaaaatcgcgctggaggctccagaatggctggaaatgccGAAATTAGGATTTGGgaggttaatatcagttttttaggtcgtattttgaacatttttactgatcaattacgtacttttttttttaaaaaaagcataaatcaccaaaatagtcaattttggactttcaaaaattcgccaaaaatcgaaaaatgaacttgggcagctggaaatttggttttgggagttttagaacatgctctttccaaaaatcgcggccccgttcaaatcggaggcacGGAGGCgggcacctcaagaggttctcttgtcAGTCACATACCCATTAcccatatatgtacctacagtgTTGATCAGTGACCTCTTTCCGcgactttgatcttcaagaacttttgaacactgagaggtagagctttgggtaaaaaagtgtttcaaagAGGATAagattacgaacattttgcgttactcaaatacctatgtgtccactcaaaattttgagtaattttagttcaaatttcaatatttaggTACTACCCGCAGCTggttttttatttggttttcgcaactttaaacttcgaaaacttttaaaTGGTCAGAGGTAGAGCTTTGGGTAAACAagtattttaaagaggataaaattacgaacattttgtattactcaaatacctatgtgtctactcaaaattttgagtaattttagttcaaagttcaacacTATACCGCTCGCAGCTGGTTTTTGcgttgttttcgcaactttcagcttcgaaaacttttcaacgGTTAAATGTAGTGATTTCGGGAGacccccattttaaagaggataaaattacgaacattttgctttaataaaatacttatgtgttcactgaaaattttgagtattttgagtttgaagttgacatatgtagtatgcaaaaatcggTAAATGGAAGTATTCATAattataaaatcgttattttcatgcgaaatgattaaaatttaagtatttaacatcaatcgatagggaatttcattgtctttaatttgagaccacataaaaattcacccgaactcgcgaacaatcgaaaaaattgaatttttcatttttgtgaagaaaatagcATGCATCAATAGTAGCGCTGGAGAGTTGTTCCACGTAGTGAACGGCAGAGAAACgcaacaattttgtaaaaaatgctctatttttaaaattttttccaatttcttttaaaaaaataaaaacctaaaaagtAGAAAGTAGAAACAGAAACAAAAGAGCACGGAACGGATACCGAAACAAAACTAATACGATGTTCCGTTCCGGTTGCGTTATCATATCACAGACAAAAAGTTACAACACCACGCcatatcgatttttttgtcaacattgccATCGAGTTGATAAGTCGATTCTCGATTAGCTCGTTTTTTATCAATCCGAGTTctttattacgattacgaagtGTTGACGATTCGATTGACGAATTCTCATAATTCTTTAAACATGCACCTAATTTAATTAGTTTCTTATTAATCGACTACTGTTTTGTATGTCAGCATACCATAGTTTCTTAGTGTAATCCTAAGTATCCTGATCATATTGTAACAGCCTACGAGTATATTGTGCGTTTGAAAGCCATTCGTAGCATAtgcagtaatttttgataatcttttTCACACTCTTACGTTCtgataatttcatatttttctacgTTCATTGTACGTATACACTTTgtcttgtttcatttttcattataatgtgctatactccaatttcaacacttAAAATTCCAATGTTCACAGCTTTTCATTTGGAACCGAATTCATCCACAAGTTACATGTACGTAGAACCATGAAGTCATAATATTAGTTCTTCTCTTCTCTATCAGCTCGATAATGGATCATATAGCTGTAAGTAATCAAGTTAAAGTACAGTATTGAGAAACCTTTggttgaatttcatctttctaggaAGCGAACGTAGATCAAGCGTACGATTTAAGTGCTTCCATCAGCGAAACAACTGGATACAATAACTACAGCGAGTATTTATCACCGGATAGTTCGATCAGTGAATTATATTCGACAGCTTCGACGTTCTCAGACAGTAATAAATCCATTTCAAGACTCACTACTTGTTTCGTTTTGTTCGGTTTTATTCTCATATTTCGCTCCTGTTTACAGTGTTTTTCCCCGGAGAAGACGACAGCGACCCCGATTTGGGTGAATTCGATAAAAACCTGCCTCACACGGTAACTTTACTCAAAACACAAGATGGAGCTAGAGTTTACGTGCTCGGTACTGGGCATTTTAGCGTCGAGAGTCAAAATGACGTGTCCAAGGTTCGTATTCTGTATGACGTGTCGAAAAATTTCGCAACACCTACGTAAATTAACTTCATTCAACGTTTGAACTGTTATCATAGGTTATGCAAGCTGTAAAACCTCATATTTTAGTCGTAGAATTATGTCCGGATAGAGCTAACGTTATGCAAATGGACGAAGAGACTATAGTTAAAGAAGCGAAAGATCTATCACTGGGTACGAATAGAATTAGCAACGATGATGACGTAGTAACGAATATAATCTAcgaaaaatttatcttttttagaaaaattgaagtcaattttcaaagaaaccggtgtctttcaaggtataatatacgtttTACTGCTGAAACTATCTGCCAGTTTGACCATCAATCATGGTATGGCACCAGGAGGCGAATTTCGAAGAGCTCTAAAAGAAGTAATGAGAACTAGAAATACATTCGGTTCTTCCACCAGCATCGTTCGGTTAATATTAACACACTTTAAAATGTTTCACAGATGGTAGAGTTGAAGAAATGCTTCCTATGTTACGGCGATAGACCACTAAGAATCACCATGAAAAGAGCTTTATCGAAGCTCAGCTGGTGGCaatcgatttgtatgttttgtaatttactctTCTCCAAGGCAGACATAAGGTAACTAACTATATTCACATACAAtcagatttaatttttcgatatatttacaTCTTTCATGAACTTGTTACCGTAGCGCcgaagaaatagaaaaatgtaaACAGAAAGATATTCTGGAAGAACTGATGGCCAAGTTACTAGCCGATTATCCAGATCTATCTCACGTTCTGGTCAACGAACGCGATATCTTTCTGACCCATTCGTTGCAATTGGCAGCCGAAAAGCAAATTAATATCGCCGGAAGAGGTAAATATCctatacaagattttttttcaatttgtaaccgaacaaaatctaaaatttccacTTTGTTCATCTACAGGTCGTGTTCCTACAAGAGTAGTTGGTATCGTTGGTATCGGTCATTGCTCCGGTATTACTAAATTATGGGGCAAAGTTAAACCCGAAGATATTCCTCCGTTGCTCGTGTAAGTGAAACATACATAAATCGAGATATTAATCTATAGTTTTTCACTGAGAGATGATCAAACTTTTATAGCTATTttcttatcgatttttttttcctttacagAATTCCAGAACCATCGAGAAGTGATATTATTATCAAGAGAACTTTCAAAATAAGCTTCGTATGTTTAGGTTTAGTTGGTATCTACTACATCGTTCCGTTCCCCAAATCGTGGTCGTCTTCTGTCAAATCTGCCTGTTCTTCGTTAATTTCTAAGGTTCGGTGATCGATGTTTCTAAAATATTAATTCTATGTACGATGTAATTCGTGTCTCGAaggttgggaaaaaattattggcTGAAATAGTACCACACGTTCGATTTTTGTCGTGAAatcagaattccaaaaatttactgattCATTCGCAAGATCGGCAAGATAtctacaaaattgtaaaatgtaacttcccccccccccttcttcaCCTCCGAATATCTATCAAATTGAGTATTTCcttgaaaaccaaaatgttACTCGatcttgatcttttttttttagaaaaaaaaagtgatttctcGCTTCAAACTTGACCATTAAAATGTCATTGAGAAACATTCTACATGATTAgctccatttttgaaaactttgattaaaatgtcagaaattcattttttaaagctcgacatgatattattattttgtcgaatttttctTCTTGATTATTAAAACTCataaaatcaatcaattgaATAAAAGTTAGATATGATATAAAACTCAACTTTAATAActaatcaaaatatcaaaattgacccattttttcaatttttttttaagcattCCATAATGctaagaattttttgcaatgtttgaGGAGTTCTCAAAAATCAGGCAAAATAATTATAAGATTAAATATAGGTAAATACTCTGAATACGTATTTGATCATATTTTAGGCAACGTTCTCAAAATTTGGCATAATGGTAGAAaatcagaaataattttttctgagtttttaaAGTCAACTTCATATGCGTCAGAAATTGCTGAACAAAACACTTCAATTAAAATCAATCGAAAagatttttcggtcattttggtcaaaaagtgtGACTATTTTCATTTCCTACTTTTTAGTGAAAAGCGAGGCTTTTGggtatttttggcagaaaaagaaaagggaaactctgaaatttttttgcaaatggcagcaattttcattatttaccaaaaaactagactttttggcaactttgattttgacaaaaagcaatctttttggctattttcGGAAGAAAGCAACATGGCAATTTATTTTatagaaataataatttctggaaatctcattttttggtaagaaggaaaatttttgttaattgttgaaaaaattggaactttttgacaattaggtaattggttgaaaaattatactttttcgaaattttcgtcTCAAAGAATACATTTTTGGGAACTcttagtagaaaaaaaaacttcagggcagtttttggggaaaaaagatgagactttttagaatttcttaCAAATAAGtaacagttgtaattttttagcaaaaaaattggactttttggcaacttcgaCATAAAGCAAATCTTTCAGCTATTTTCGAATgacgattttatcaaaaaaacagcTTCTTaacaattcaataaaattttagtaaaaagcgaaatttttgtcaattttgggaaGAAGTAGGGCTTTTTAGCGCTCATTAgctaaaaaattatacttttttcgaaagtttggTCCAAAAAAAGGGAGACTTTTCAGCAAAGTcatcggtaaaaaaaaaaaagcttgtgggcaattttttttagggaaaaataTTCGACTTTTTGGTAGTATAAACGTGACAACgtgacaattttcagtaaatttttgggAAGAAATGAGACTCAGGAAATCTTTACAAAAAAGGAGACTTTTTGctgtttttaacaaaaaaaaaaaaaaaaaaaaaaaaaacgttggctacatttttctgaattttttagcaTAGATCATTAAAATGGTTGAATTGGCTGAAAATGAGACCCGttgaatctttttttcattcttagatgtttaatttattcaattgtttttgataaatttcgagaaaacaaaattttcttacCCTTGTTTAATTTTGTTCAAACTACTTACCTGATTCTGAATTTTCAGGAAactaaatcgttgaaaaaactcaaaactaccaaatttgaatatcaaattcccaaatcaacccccccccccccgtatgAGATTTTATATCGAGTTTGTAAGATTCAGAAACATCGATagcatttgaatattttctcacTTTATCCTGGTAAACTGAGCACATTGATCAcacttttgaacatttctcaaaactaaaaaactaaaatgataTTTCTGAAGTAATTTCTGATTGAATTCTTCTTACTTAATTATGATTACAATTTATTGCCTTTTTTacaacattcttcaaaaaattgtcgcCTTCTCGttacttgagaaattttgacaaaaaaaaatcaaacaattttccAATTGTGATAGTTGATTATCAATCGAGACTCCTTCGTAATCGAAATcagtcaaaaattattctaaaaatccaaaaactagCATCAAACaaccaaatatcaaaaaactctacaaaatttaaccaaaatcgaataattgaaacagatttttacaaaaatggtaCTGACTGCTGAGTTGAttataaaaaactgaaactgaatcAGTTTTGATCCCTATGAAGTTCAATTCTTCATTTCAGTTCCGTTTCTGGAAAGAATAGAAATACTGAAAAAGAACCAAGTAATGACCAAAGAAACAAACCAAaaagaatttacaaaaattattcgtggattggaaataaaataaaaataaaataaattttaattgagaaatgaatcagtggatacagaaaaaaaattcaaagagataaaaaaaaaacaaaataaaaataataaaattactcaacaaTTTCTATTCCTACTTTTTTTATACTTTCAATTTTCCGAGGtatcaattattaaaaaaaaaaaatcctaaagaattatttttgaataaaacgaGTCGTTTTCttatctacctatttatttatttttgaacgcgtatgtttttttataattaccAAAAGATattacaaatacatattttggctTCGTgcgttgaattgaaaatatccAACATCGTCAGTAGTCCCCCTTCCCTCCCCTTCATTTAAATCCAGCCAACAATTCAACTTCGACACCGAGCAACTTTCGATTCTTCTAGTTCTAACCTTTAAAaccaacttttcattttctaccTCTTCCGTAGATTTCATTAGCagtgaaaaattaaacgaaaatggagaacgacaacgacaacgataACGACAACGATGACGAAACCCTGATCGACGACTACGACCACACGACCCCAGACATCTTCTACGTACCGACCAGTATACCAGGCAAAGGCTGCGATCTGAACATATTCGAATCTTCAATCTCAAACCATTGCAACTGCAGCAGCACCACCACCAATCAACCCAACTGCACCGACCCAGCGATCTGCCCTTGTCTGCAATCCAGCCAAGGATTAAACTACCACGATAAACTTCTCATCGACAATAAGCTCCTAGAAACCAGCGGCAGTTCTTCGGTCATCGAATGCGGATCACGATGCTTTTGCTCGTCCAATTGCTCTAATCGTCTAGTACAATTTGGACCAAACCCTGATCTCGAAATAATCAACGCTGCTGCCAAAGGATACGGCGTCGTTTGCAAATCCAACTTACAAAAGggtcaatttgtttgcgaatacGCGGGCGAAATAATCAGCGAACAAGAGGCCAGTCAGCGTCGTAAAAACGACAATAGTAATTATATTTTCGTCTTGAACGAATTCGTATCCGGCGATGATACCGATAAAGTTATCAAAACAGTGATCGATGCTACTTGTATAGGTAATATTGGTCGATATATTAATCATTCTTGTAATCCTAATTGTATCGTTGTTCCCGTACGTATCGATTCGCTGGTTCCTAGATTGGCTATATTTGCCAAACATCTCATTCCAGCGATGCAAGAAATCACCTATAGTTACAGCTCATCTGTCCATGATCCGAATACTGTCGCTTCGAAATTGTGTCTATGTGGGGAGACTAATTGCTGCAAATTTCTACCTGGTAATTTTTGAGACTTGGATTTATCTATCGATGTGTCTAATTTTACTCTTTGGAGACCTCTTCATTCTGTGTATTTTTTGTTACCTCGTTGTTT
This region of Planococcus citri chromosome 5, ihPlaCitr1.1, whole genome shotgun sequence genomic DNA includes:
- the LOC135849178 gene encoding traB domain-containing protein-like isoform X2, with the protein product MFFPGEDDSDPDLGEFDKNLPHTVTLLKTQDGARVYVLGTGHFSVESQNDVSKVMQAVKPHILVVELCPDRANVMQMDEETIVKEAKDLSLEKLKSIFKETGVFQGIIYVLLLKLSASLTINHGMAPGGEFRRALKEMVELKKCFLCYGDRPLRITMKRALSKLSWWQSICMFCNLLFSKADISAEEIEKCKQKDILEELMAKLLADYPDLSHVLVNERDIFLTHSLQLAAEKQINIAGRGRVPTRVVGIVGIGHCSGITKLWGKVKPEDIPPLLVIPEPSRSDIIIKRTFKISFVCLGLVGIYYIVPFPKSWSSSVKSACSSLISKISLAVKN
- the LOC135849178 gene encoding traB domain-containing protein-like isoform X1; protein product: MDHIAEANVDQAYDLSASISETTGYNNYSEYLSPDSSISELYSTASTFSDMFFPGEDDSDPDLGEFDKNLPHTVTLLKTQDGARVYVLGTGHFSVESQNDVSKVMQAVKPHILVVELCPDRANVMQMDEETIVKEAKDLSLEKLKSIFKETGVFQGIIYVLLLKLSASLTINHGMAPGGEFRRALKEMVELKKCFLCYGDRPLRITMKRALSKLSWWQSICMFCNLLFSKADISAEEIEKCKQKDILEELMAKLLADYPDLSHVLVNERDIFLTHSLQLAAEKQINIAGRGRVPTRVVGIVGIGHCSGITKLWGKVKPEDIPPLLVIPEPSRSDIIIKRTFKISFVCLGLVGIYYIVPFPKSWSSSVKSACSSLISKISLAVKN